The Acetobacter sp. DNA window CGATGGTCAGGGTGACGTCGTCACCAACCATCGGCACGTATTTGCTGACGCCGAAGTCACTGCGCTTCACAGTCGTCGTGCCTTCAAAACCGATTGTGTAGGCCTTGTCCATCGGATTGACACCCGAACCGATGAAGCGGGCGTGGAGCGTGGCAGGCTTGGTGACGCCGTGGATGGTCAGGTTTCCGGCAATATCAGCTTCGCCTTCACCCGTCTGGGTGACCGTGGTGGAAACGAAGGTTGCTGTTGGGAACTGTGTTGCATCAAACCAGTCTGCGCTTTTCAGCTCATCGGTGAGACGTGCGCTTGTTGTCTGAACACTGTCGATTTTCAGGGACACATCAAGCTTGGTTTTGTCCAGATGCTTGGGATTGAATTTCAGCGTGCCGGAAGCGTCAGAAAACAGGCCGTTATAATTGGTGAAACCGAAATGCAGCAGGGAGAAGCCGATCTGTGTGTGGGTCGGTTCAATGACATAGTTGCCAGACTTGATGTCAGCCGGCAGCGGTGCGGCCACAGCCGTTCCAAGCGTGGCGATCAGGCCGAAAGCGGCAAGCGAGGAGGAGAGGAATGTTCTTTTCTTCATAGGTCTATCCTTGTTGAAAAAAGGGGTTATCCAAAACGGAACCCCGAAAGGGCTTTTCCCATAACGACATCGCTGTATGTGCGGGTGCCGCGATCCTGCCCGGCAGCCCCGGCAGCGATCATGATGGGAAGAAGATGTTCTTCACGAGGATGGCATATCCTTGCCCCTGGTGCCTGCTCCCAGTTGACCAGAGCATAATCCCGGTCTGCAGGGGCGGCTTCCACGGTCTGGGAAAGCCATCTGTCGAACGACAGCGCCGTGGCGTCGGTGGTGGGATTGCCCGTCATGAATTGCCGGAGATTATGGTAGCTCATGCCGGTTGCGACAATCAGGACATTTTCGTCCCGTAGAGGCACAAGGGCTTGTCCGACGCGGAGTTCCTCGGCGGCATTCATGTCTTCACGCAGGGACAGTTCCACGATGGGAATCTCCGCCTCCGGAAAAGCCAGCATGAAGGGAATGAACACGCCGTGATCCAGTCCACGTGTGTCATCCTCAGCGCTCGCTATGTCAGCATCCGCGAGCAATGACCTTACCCGGCTTGCAAGAGCCGGCGAGCCGGGAGCCGGATATTTCAGGTGATAGGTGTGCTCGGGAAAGCCGTAATAGTCATACAGCAGGGTATGCTTTTCCGCTGTCGTGACTGTCGGCACGCGGGTTTCCCAGTGCCCTGAAACCACGAGAATGGCCGAGGGTTTGCGCGGCAATGTCGCGGCGACACTCCGGAGATAGGCCTCCATCGTGTCCCACCCGGCCCAGTCCATGAAGAAGCATGGTCCGCCCCCATGCGGCAGGAACAGAACGGGCTGACGCTCGTCTCCTGTGATGGCAGTGTCAGTCATGGGGTTGCCCTCCGGTCGTGTACTGGAGCGAACAATGGCATCCAACCTGAATTATGATAATGCCTCTTTCAGGCAAGATATCTGGAACTGTGAGTGTGAGATGCTGGACCGGGTGACAAGTATGCAGGTCTTCGTGCGCGTCGTTTCACAGGGTAGCTTTGCCGCAGCCGCACGCACCCTTTCTCTCTCCCAGACCATGGTGACGCGACATATCGTGTCACTGGAAGAGCGTCTGGGCGTGACATTGTTCCATCGCAGCACGCGCCGCCTGTCCCTTACTGAAGCAGGACAGGGCTATCTTCTGGGCTGCCAGAAGATGCTGGGTGAGCTTGATGAAATGGAGCATGAAATCGCCGCTGGAGGGCGTGAACCGCTCGGACGGCTTCGCCTGAACGCGCCCGTATCGTTCGCCATCCGCTACCTCGGGGCGGTCCTGCCGGAATTCAGCAAACGATATCCCAAGGTTTCCGTTGAACTCGGACTCGATGATGGTCTGGTGGATCTCATCGCGCAGGGCTGGGATCTGGCGCTGAGAATCAGGCGGATGGAAGCGAGCAGCCTGAAGGCGCGAAGACTGGCCTCGATCCGTTTTGTCGTGTGTGCGGCACCGTCCTATCTGGAACATTACGGCGAGCCGAAAACCGTATCCGAACTGACATCGCATGTGTGTCTCGGTTACACGCTCAGCGAAGCGGTCGGCGTCGGACGGTGGAGCTTTGGCAGGAACGGGGAGGTGACGGTGCCGGTCTCCGGGCCGTTGAGCGCGAATAACGGGGATGTGCTGACGCAGGCGGCTCTGGACGGGATGGGAATTATCTATCAGCCGCTGTTTATTGTGGCCGAGTCCGTTCGGAGCGGAAAACTGAAAATCCTCGATCTGGACATGCCTCTTCTGGAGGGTCCGGAATTGCAGGCAGTCTACGCGCCAGGTCTGACAGTGCCGCTCAAGACCCGCGTCATGATTGATTATCTGGTGGAATGTTTCGGGGAGACGCCTCCCTGGGAACGATGACTCGGACGCTGCGACAGGAACTGTTCCGGGAAGACATCTCCTGTCGTCAGGGAGTCAGGCTCTGATAATCAGCGGCTCATCAGAACAAGCTGGGTATTGTTTTCCAGTACGTGACGGGTCACGCCGCCGAGAATAAGCTGACGCAGGCGCGAGTGTGAATAGGCGCCCATCGCCAGCATGTCGGCGCCGAAATCCTGACAGGCCCCCAGCAGTCCTTTGCCGATATCGCGGTCAATGGCCTGAAACTCCTGCCGGTCCGCCGCAATGCCGTGCATGGAGAGATAATCCACGACCTCCCGGGCGTCCGGACCGCGGCGCTGATAATCCTCGCAGTGAAGCACGCGGACTCTTTCGGACGTGCTGGCCCACGCTAGGACGCCACGCAGGGCCGACGCCGCCTCGGCTGTTCCGTTCCACGCAATGCATACGCGCTTGACGAAGTGCGGCATGGGCACGCGCGGCGCGATGACGGCGGGGCGTCCGCTATCGAAAAGCACGGCATGAAGGGCTTCGGAGGAGGAGACCTCATCGCCGCTGTCCGGGTGCGGTACCAGCGTGAAGTCTGAAAGACGGGCATGCCAGGGGATTATTTCGTTTTCAGCGCCCTTGATGACATTGAAGCTCATGCTCGGACGTCCCTGCGGGAAGGGGGTGCGGGGTGGAACGGCCTCAATGTCCGGTGTGCGGCTGGCAAAATCCTCGAAGGCATGATGCACTTCGCGTGAACGCTTGCCGCCTTCCTTTTCGGCGGAAGCGATCAGTTCTTCCACCATGCCGCCGGTCAGCCCTTCGCCCGCCAGAGGCGCAATGTCACGACCGTCCGAACGGACATGCAGCACAGCAAGATGCGCCGAAAAACGACGGGCGAAATTGGCGCCGGAGATGAGAGCGGCCTCCGCATTCCGCGTGCTGCTCAGAGGGAGAAGGATTTTACTGACCTGTTTCATGATGCGCTCCTGCCGATAGAGGCTATTGGTTTTATGATACAGGATAAACGTGCGGAATGCAGAATAGTTACCGAGTCAAGCGGTAGCCTATGAGGGAGGAAAAGCTGATTGTTCAGTGTGGTCTTCGTGACTGCCTTGCCATGTAATATCAGCGGCATTCCGGTTTGGCCTGCACGCGGGCAGAGCCCGCATAAGGTCAATTCACAGAGCCGTTGGTATTACTCCGTGTCGTGGGGAAAACACTAAAGATCCATCCGGTACCGGACAAAATCATCCGCCTGGACAAATTCGTCGTAAAGCCTGCGGGCGGGATTGTTTTCCCTTGTGTGCCAGTACAGTCGTGACCAGCCCTGCTTCCTGCCCAGATCGACAAGATCCCGGATCAGGGCGCGGCCTACACCATTCCCGCGCGCCTCATGCGTTACGAACAGATCTTCCAGATAACAGATTGGTTCGTTCACCCATGTCCCCTCATGCAGGACGCTGTTCGTAAAGCCGATCACTTCTCCCTCTTTTTCCGCGACACGGCAGAAAAGAGGGTTGGCTGCGTCCAGCAGTCGCTCCCACGTGCGTCCAGTCACATCCGCTGGAACAGCAGCTTCGTAGAATCGGTTGTAGCCCGCCCACAACCGGCGCCATGCGCCTTCATCGGCAGCTTCGACATTCCTGATGACAAGAGAAATGTTCATGAAAATCTCTCCGACTGGCTTACGGGTACAGGCGGGTCACGTCCCATGCATCCGCGCCATGACGCACCCAGATGGCGCGGTCATGCAGACGGTAGGGACGGTCCTGCCAGAATTCGAAGCGGTCGGGTGTCAGGCGGAAGCCGGACCAGTTGGCGGGACGGGGGATATCCTGACCGGCATACTTCTCTTCCGTATCATGGATGCGTTTTTCGAATATGGCCCGATCGGGCAGGGGGCGCGACTGGTCGGAGGCAATGGCGCCGATCTGTGAAAGTCTGCGACGTGTCGCGAAGTAATCATCAGCTTCCTGTGATGTGACAGGAGAGACGGTGCCTTCGATACGGATCTGGCGACGCAGGCTTTTCCAGTGGAACAGCAGGGCGGCAACCGGGGTGGCTGTCAGTTCACGTCCCTTGCGGCTTTCGAGATTGGTGTAGAAGGAATACCCTTTTTTATCAAATCCCTTGAGAAGGATGATGCGGGCGGAGGGGCGCCCTTCAGGCGAAACCGTGGCGAGAGTCATGGCGTTCGGATCATTCGGCTCGGAGGCTTCCGCGTCCTTCATCCATGCGGCGAACAGGTCGAACGGATCGGCGGAGAGGTCGATCAACTGGGGATTTTCCACAGTTTGTGCTGATTCGCTGGCGGGAATGTTCATGGGTGTCCTCGGTTTCCTGTCACGAGTGGAAAGGATTCTTGTTTTAATCGGGCTTGTTCCCGCCCGTTTGTTGTGCAACGACCCGTGCCATCTTGTCATCATTGTAACAATAGAGGCTTTCGTATGACTGAGGACACCCTTGCACCGGCCACCGGCACTCTGATGCGTGGAAAGAAGGGTCTTGTCATGGGCGTGGCGAATGATCGTTCCATCGCCTGGGCCATCGCGAAAGCCGTTGCCGCACAGGGCGGCGAGCTTGCCTTTACCTATCAGGGCGAGGCGCTCGGCAAGCGTGTCCGTCCGCTGGCGGACAGTATCGGAGCCAGCCTCGTCCTGCCGTGCGATGTGTCCGATGACGCCGCCATCGACGAGACATTCTCGGTGATCGAAAAGGAGTGGGGCGGTCTGGACTTTGTCGTCCACGCCATTGGCTGGGCGGACAAGCAGTATCTGCGTGGCCGCTACGTCGATACCCCCCGCGAAGCCTTTCTCACGGCGCTGGATATCTCCTGCTACTCCTTCACGGCGGTCGCGCGTCGCGCCGCTGCCCTGATGAAAGAAGGCGGCTCGCTGCTGACCCTGTCCTATCTCGGGGCGGAGCGTGTCATGCCGCATTATAATGTCATGGGCGTCGCCAAGGCTGCTCTTGAGGCGTCCGTGCGTTATATGGCCGCCGATCTGGGAACGGATGGCATCCGCGTGAACGCCATTTCCGCCGGTCCGATCAAGACGCTGGCGGCCAGCGGCATCGGTGATTTCCGCTATATCCTCAAATGGAATGAATATAACGCGCCGCTTGAGCGCAATGTGGCGCTGGAAGAGGTTGGCGGGGCTGGCCTCTACATGCTGTCCGACCTGTCCCGTGGCGTGACGGGCGAAGTGCATCATGTCGATAGCGGCTATCATATTGTCGGCATGAAGAACCCGAAGGCTCCCGATATTTCGGTCGTCGGCGAGTAAGAACAGGAGCAGTCTGGAATGTCCTATAACACCTTCGGGCATATGTTCCGCGTCACGACCTGGGGCGAAAGCCACGGGCCGTCGATCGGATGCGTGGTGGATGGCTGTCCGCCATTGCTGAGCCTGACCGAAGAGGACATCCAGCCGTTTCTCGACAAGCGTCGTCCGGGCCAGTCTTCTTTTACGACCCAGCGTCGTGAGCCGGACCAGGTGAAAATCTGCTCGGGTGTATTTGAGGGCAAGACCACCGGAACGCCGATTTCGCTGGTGATCGAAAACACCGACCAGCGTTCAAAGGACTATGGCGACATCGCCCAGACCTTCCGCCCCGGTCACGCCGATCTGGCCTATCAGACGAAATACGGCATTCGCGATTACCGGGGGGGCGGTCGCTCCTCCGCCCGTGAAACGGCGATGCGGGTCGCGGCAGGCGCTGTTGCGCGCCGTATCCTCGGGGACACCGTGCGTATCCGTGGCGCTCTGGTGCAGATCGGCAAACACAGGATCGACCGCAGCCGCTGGGACTGGAACGAGGTCGACCGTAACCCGTTCTTCTCACCGGACCCGGAAAGCGTCCTTCTATGGGAAGAGTATCTGGGTGGTATCCGCAAGGCTGGGTCTTCTGTCGGAGCGGTGGTCGAGGTGGTCGCGGAGGGTGTTCCCGCCGGGCTTGGAGCGCCGCTTTACGGCAAACTGGACGCGGATCTCGCGGCCGCTCTGATGAGCATCAACGCCGTCAAGGCCGTGGAAATCGGTGATGGTTTCGAGACGGCCGCCTATGAAGGTCCGGATAACGCGGACGCCATGCGGATGCGGGACGGCGAGGTCGCTTTCCAGAGCAATCATGCTGGCGGCATTCTCGGCGGCATCTCCACGGGACAGCCGATCGTTGCGCGTTTTGCCGTCAAACCGACCAGTTCCATGCTGATCCCGGTGCATTCGGTCAACCGTTCCGGTGAGGATGTGGATGTCATTACCAAGGGGCGGCATGACCCCTGTGTCGGCATCCGCGCGGTGCCGGTCGGAGAGGCGATGCTGGCCTGCGTTCTGGCAGATCATCTGCTGCGTCATCGTGGGCAGATCGGGTCCTTCTGACGCGTTTTGTTTCAACGGCTCTTTTGCCTGATGCTTCCTGCTGTGAGTGCTTTACGGGGTGCTGCCTTACACCCCGCCAAAGGTGCGCCTTTGGAAGCCGTTCATTATCAAGTCATTGGGGACAGGGGAGCGCAGGTCGGTTTGTGCAGACCCGGAGTCTCCCTTTTCAAACCAGACGCAAATCCCTAAGGCGACAGACGTGTCCCTTATCGCCCTACAGGAGCTGTTCCCATGATCCGAGTCAGCGAAATCCGTCTGCCGCTGGACCATGCGCCGGAAGCCCTGCCCGAAGCGTTGGCCCGGCGTCTGGGAGTAAGCGTATCGGATATCGGTACGTTTTCCATTGCCCGTCGCGGCTATGACGCTCGCAAGCGGGGGCGTATCTTTCTGGTTTATACGCTCGACTGCACTGTGCCGAATGAGGTGGCGGTTCTGGGCCGATATCATGATGATCCGCAGGTCAAGGTCACGCCTGAAACGCGGTATGAGCCGGTGGATGTGGATGTTCCGGCACTGCTCGCGCAGCCGGATTTCCAGCGTCCCGTGGTCGTGGGGGCTGGTCCCTGCGGTCTGATGGCGGCGCTTATTCTTGCCCAGATGGGGCTGAAACCGATCATTCTCGAACGCGGCAAGCCCGTGCGTGAGCGGACGGTCGATACGTTCGCCCTCTGGCGCAAATCGGAGCTGACGCCGGAAAGCAACGTCCAGTTTGGTGAGGGCGGGGCAGGCACCTTCTCGGACGGCAAGCTCTATACCCGCGTAAACGACGCCCGCCATCTGGGTCGCAAGGTGCTGGATGAGTTCGTCCGCGCCGGAGCGCCGGAAGAGATTCTCTATCTGTCGAAGCCGCATATCGGCACATTCCGCCTCGTCTCCATGGTCGAGCATATGCGTGAGGAGATTGAGGCTGCTGGCGGGACCTACCGGTTTTATTCACGTGTCGAGCAGTTGCTTCTGGACGAACAGAGACAGGTGCGCGGTGTCCGCCTGTCGGACGGTGAGGATATCCTGACCCGTCATGTCGTTCTGGCGGTCGGGCACAGTGCGCGTGACACGTTCGAGATGCTTCATGCCGAAGGCGTGGCGATGGAAGCCAAGCCATTCTCCATCGGCGTGCGGATCGAGCACCCTCAGTCACTGATCGACGCTGATCAGTTCGGACCGCAGGCCGGCTCCGAGATACTGGGCGCTGCGGACTACAAGCTGGTTCATCGCACGGAAGACGGGCGAGGGGTCTATTCCTTCTGCATGTGTCCGGGCGGCACG harbors:
- a CDS encoding YceI family protein; this translates as MKKRTFLSSSLAAFGLIATLGTAVAAPLPADIKSGNYVIEPTHTQIGFSLLHFGFTNYNGLFSDASGTLKFNPKHLDKTKLDVSLKIDSVQTTSARLTDELKSADWFDATQFPTATFVSTTVTQTGEGEADIAGNLTIHGVTKPATLHARFIGSGVNPMDKAYTIGFEGTTTVKRSDFGVSKYVPMVGDDVTLTIAGAFEKK
- a CDS encoding NAD(P)/FAD-dependent oxidoreductase, whose amino-acid sequence is MIRVSEIRLPLDHAPEALPEALARRLGVSVSDIGTFSIARRGYDARKRGRIFLVYTLDCTVPNEVAVLGRYHDDPQVKVTPETRYEPVDVDVPALLAQPDFQRPVVVGAGPCGLMAALILAQMGLKPIILERGKPVRERTVDTFALWRKSELTPESNVQFGEGGAGTFSDGKLYTRVNDARHLGRKVLDEFVRAGAPEEILYLSKPHIGTFRLVSMVEHMREEIEAAGGTYRFYSRVEQLLLDEQRQVRGVRLSDGEDILTRHVVLAVGHSARDTFEMLHAEGVAMEAKPFSIGVRIEHPQSLIDADQFGPQAGSEILGAADYKLVHRTEDGRGVYSFCMCPGGTVVAATSEPGRVVTNGMSQYSRAERNANAGIVVELRPGVDYPDDPLAGVAFQRHWESQAFIAGGGDYRAPGQRVEDFLAGRPSTDLGTVTPSYRPGVTPTNLERCLPDFVCAAIREALPVFARKLSSFALGDAVMTGVETRTSSPLQIPRKDDGESLNTSGLYPAGEGAGYAGGIMSAAMDGIRIAEAVALAMAGRHASGLLRGKSDSLV
- the fabI gene encoding enoyl-ACP reductase FabI; its protein translation is MTEDTLAPATGTLMRGKKGLVMGVANDRSIAWAIAKAVAAQGGELAFTYQGEALGKRVRPLADSIGASLVLPCDVSDDAAIDETFSVIEKEWGGLDFVVHAIGWADKQYLRGRYVDTPREAFLTALDISCYSFTAVARRAAALMKEGGSLLTLSYLGAERVMPHYNVMGVAKAALEASVRYMAADLGTDGIRVNAISAGPIKTLAASGIGDFRYILKWNEYNAPLERNVALEEVGGAGLYMLSDLSRGVTGEVHHVDSGYHIVGMKNPKAPDISVVGE
- the aroC gene encoding chorismate synthase; amino-acid sequence: MSYNTFGHMFRVTTWGESHGPSIGCVVDGCPPLLSLTEEDIQPFLDKRRPGQSSFTTQRREPDQVKICSGVFEGKTTGTPISLVIENTDQRSKDYGDIAQTFRPGHADLAYQTKYGIRDYRGGGRSSARETAMRVAAGAVARRILGDTVRIRGALVQIGKHRIDRSRWDWNEVDRNPFFSPDPESVLLWEEYLGGIRKAGSSVGAVVEVVAEGVPAGLGAPLYGKLDADLAAALMSINAVKAVEIGDGFETAAYEGPDNADAMRMRDGEVAFQSNHAGGILGGISTGQPIVARFAVKPTSSMLIPVHSVNRSGEDVDVITKGRHDPCVGIRAVPVGEAMLACVLADHLLRHRGQIGSF
- a CDS encoding DODA-type extradiol aromatic ring-opening family dioxygenase; amino-acid sequence: MTDTAITGDERQPVLFLPHGGGPCFFMDWAGWDTMEAYLRSVAATLPRKPSAILVVSGHWETRVPTVTTAEKHTLLYDYYGFPEHTYHLKYPAPGSPALASRVRSLLADADIASAEDDTRGLDHGVFIPFMLAFPEAEIPIVELSLREDMNAAEELRVGQALVPLRDENVLIVATGMSYHNLRQFMTGNPTTDATALSFDRWLSQTVEAAPADRDYALVNWEQAPGARICHPREEHLLPIMIAAGAAGQDRGTRTYSDVVMGKALSGFRFG
- a CDS encoding universal stress protein, whose product is MKQVSKILLPLSSTRNAEAALISGANFARRFSAHLAVLHVRSDGRDIAPLAGEGLTGGMVEELIASAEKEGGKRSREVHHAFEDFASRTPDIEAVPPRTPFPQGRPSMSFNVIKGAENEIIPWHARLSDFTLVPHPDSGDEVSSSEALHAVLFDSGRPAVIAPRVPMPHFVKRVCIAWNGTAEAASALRGVLAWASTSERVRVLHCEDYQRRGPDAREVVDYLSMHGIAADRQEFQAIDRDIGKGLLGACQDFGADMLAMGAYSHSRLRQLILGGVTRHVLENNTQLVLMSR
- the pdxH gene encoding pyridoxamine 5'-phosphate oxidase, whose product is MNIPASESAQTVENPQLIDLSADPFDLFAAWMKDAEASEPNDPNAMTLATVSPEGRPSARIILLKGFDKKGYSFYTNLESRKGRELTATPVAALLFHWKSLRRQIRIEGTVSPVTSQEADDYFATRRRLSQIGAIASDQSRPLPDRAIFEKRIHDTEEKYAGQDIPRPANWSGFRLTPDRFEFWQDRPYRLHDRAIWVRHGADAWDVTRLYP
- a CDS encoding GNAT family N-acetyltransferase, which gives rise to MNISLVIRNVEAADEGAWRRLWAGYNRFYEAAVPADVTGRTWERLLDAANPLFCRVAEKEGEVIGFTNSVLHEGTWVNEPICYLEDLFVTHEARGNGVGRALIRDLVDLGRKQGWSRLYWHTRENNPARRLYDEFVQADDFVRYRMDL
- a CDS encoding LysR family transcriptional regulator: MLDRVTSMQVFVRVVSQGSFAAAARTLSLSQTMVTRHIVSLEERLGVTLFHRSTRRLSLTEAGQGYLLGCQKMLGELDEMEHEIAAGGREPLGRLRLNAPVSFAIRYLGAVLPEFSKRYPKVSVELGLDDGLVDLIAQGWDLALRIRRMEASSLKARRLASIRFVVCAAPSYLEHYGEPKTVSELTSHVCLGYTLSEAVGVGRWSFGRNGEVTVPVSGPLSANNGDVLTQAALDGMGIIYQPLFIVAESVRSGKLKILDLDMPLLEGPELQAVYAPGLTVPLKTRVMIDYLVECFGETPPWER